The genomic interval AAGCCCTTTTTTTTCCGCCGGGTACGGGCGGCTATTTCGCCAAAAACCTGAAAAGCGCGATCGAATCGATCCGGAGGCAGGCTCTTCAGATAACCAAGTCCGAAGTCTTCGCGGCGGCGAGAAAAAGAGTAATAAGCCGGTCCGAGACCGACGAGAACCAGGTACTCGCAGAATTTGAAACTCAGATGGCCGCTGAAGGCTTCAAGCTCATCCAGATCAAGGACGACGACGCTCAATCGATGGATCTTGTTCCCGTGATAAAAGGCCGCGCCGCTTCATTCGACGAGCTTCAGGAACTCGTGGGCCGGGGGAAATTCCCGCTCCAGCAGCTGAACTCGCTGAGGGAGCGCTATTACCAATGCCTCGACCGCATGGCGGATCTCTTTAAAATTCTGCGCGAGAAGCGCCGCGCCACCGAGAAGCAGATTCGGGCGCTCAAGGCAGAATCCGCCTCGCCCATCATAGACAACGAGCTTGCCATGCTGAGAAGCCTGTGCAAGAAAACCCCGGAAAACACAGAAGCCCTGAACCATCTCGACGCGATCCGGGAGGATCTCCTCGCGCGAGCCGCGGTGTTCATGGAGCCCTTCAAATCCGCCGCGCATAAAAAAGCCTTCTTCGGAAGATACGCGGTAAATCTCGTTTCCGAACATCCGGCGGATAAAAAATACATCATCCATGAAGAGGTTCCGACCTTCCCGAATCTGTTCGGAAGCATCGAAACGACCGGCGCAACTGACGACATCAGCATAAACGGACATCTCAAGCTCAGGCCCGGAGCCGTTCACCGCGCGATGGGCGGCTTCCTCATACTCAGGCTTCAGGACCTCCTGCAGGAAGACGGCGCATGGACCTACCTCAAACGGGTCCTCCAGTCGGGAAAGATCGAAATTCAGGCGCCACCCTCGAGCATCCACGGACCCAGCCTTCTCAAGCCGCAGGCGGTTCCCGCCAAGCTGAAGGTAGTCATTATCGGCGGCCTGCACTCGTACGACTTCCTGTATCAGGAAGATCCGGATTTCCAGAAATTGTTCAAGGTATGCGCCGAATTCGACAATGTAATGCCCCTGTCCGACCAGAATCTCGGTGAGTTCATCGCGTTTTGCGACGATTTCATCCAGAAAAACACGCTGCTCCCCATCGACGAGGGCGGACTCGCGCGCATCACCGCCCACGCGGCAAGGCTCGCGGAATACCGCGGCATGCTCACTACCCGCTTCATCGCGATATCCGATCTGCTCACCGAAGCGGACTATCAGGCAAGAAAAAACGGCGAGTCGGCGATCACCTACGGAACGGTTGCCAAAACAATAGAACGGAGAAACTATCTCCACCGCCTGCCTGAAGAAAAATACGCGGAAATGATCCAGTCAAAAGAGATTCTTCTCGATGTAAGCGGAACCTCTATAGGCAAGGTGAACGGCCTCGCCGTCCAGGACCGCGGTTATCACGCCTTCGGCATCCCGGTGGCCGTAACCGCGCAGGCCGCCCCGGGCGACGCCGGAGTCATCAATATCGAGCGGGAATCAGGACTTTCCGGAGAAATCTACGACAAGGCCCACCTCATCATCCAGGGGCTGCTGCACCGCCGCTACGCCCACAACATCCCCCTCGCCCTCTCGGCGAGCATCTGCTTCGAACAGTCTTATACGGAAGTGGACGGAGACTCGGCCTCGTGCGCCGAATTTTTCGCCCTCCTTTCCGCGATCGCGGGCATACCGCTCCGCCAGGACATCGCGATTACCGGCAG from Teretinema zuelzerae carries:
- a CDS encoding Lon protease family protein, with amino-acid sequence MTHTEKELTVGQIAFAVSEERIKKLRIEGRKNPLIGQQRAIEALELGLGIRADGYNIFIMGASGTGRRTVLTSLLAEYKANTSELQDIAYVYNFTKPLEPKALFFPPGTGGYFAKNLKSAIESIRRQALQITKSEVFAAARKRVISRSETDENQVLAEFETQMAAEGFKLIQIKDDDAQSMDLVPVIKGRAASFDELQELVGRGKFPLQQLNSLRERYYQCLDRMADLFKILREKRRATEKQIRALKAESASPIIDNELAMLRSLCKKTPENTEALNHLDAIREDLLARAAVFMEPFKSAAHKKAFFGRYAVNLVSEHPADKKYIIHEEVPTFPNLFGSIETTGATDDISINGHLKLRPGAVHRAMGGFLILRLQDLLQEDGAWTYLKRVLQSGKIEIQAPPSSIHGPSLLKPQAVPAKLKVVIIGGLHSYDFLYQEDPDFQKLFKVCAEFDNVMPLSDQNLGEFIAFCDDFIQKNTLLPIDEGGLARITAHAARLAEYRGMLTTRFIAISDLLTEADYQARKNGESAITYGTVAKTIERRNYLHRLPEEKYAEMIQSKEILLDVSGTSIGKVNGLAVQDRGYHAFGIPVAVTAQAAPGDAGVINIERESGLSGEIYDKAHLIIQGLLHRRYAHNIPLALSASICFEQSYTEVDGDSASCAEFFALLSAIAGIPLRQDIAITGSLNQLGDVQPVGGIPEKIEGFFDACSILGITGTQGVIIPRRNAENLFIPDRMNEAVTSGRFHIWAIDTADEGLEILSGTSAKEFGDKVYAVLEDYAKRMQKCCK